The Argentina anserina chromosome 3, drPotAnse1.1, whole genome shotgun sequence genome includes a region encoding these proteins:
- the LOC126785827 gene encoding uncharacterized J domain-containing protein C17A3.05c-like: MEKEKKKVVRDHYRVLGLPSGKEGTKLNEITIKKAYKAKALQLHPDKRPNDPNAKDKFQRLQSSYAILIDPKSRKEFDASLLRLDSKPSSEPKKKTSDEPEGEETFSEWYERQSHHDDLFLLLNYIFIIGPMIFPVGRIRAGVLIRLACLFVTMQELDRRQQVDNVWMMVVRGVVRAYNCFKRNRPSPTQATNQGSESHGDDHEDLEDWVMV; this comes from the exons atggagaaggagaagaagaaagtggTAAGGGATCACTACAGGGTTCTTGGTCTACCGTCGGGTAAGGAAGGCACCAAGCTTAACGAGATAACGATTAAGAAGGCGTATAAGGCAAAGGCTTTGCAGTTGCATCCGGACAAGAGGCCAAACGATCCCAATGCCAAGGACAAGTTTCAGAGGCTCCAGTCTTCCTATGCGATACTCATTGATCCAAAATCTCGGAAAGAGTTCGACGCTTCTCTTTTAAGACTCGATAGCAAGCCCTCATCTGAACCAAAGAAGAAAACCTCTGATGAACCAGAAGGGGAAGAGACTTTTTCTGAATGGTATGAGAGACAGAGCCATCATGAcgatttgtttcttttattaaACTACATCTTTATTATTGGCCCAATGATTTTTCCGGTTGGGAGAATACGCGCTGGCGTTCTCATCAGGTTGGCGTGTTTATTTGTTACTATGCAAGAACTAGATCGTCGTCAACAAGTGGATAATGTCTGGATGATGGTGGTTCGTGGCGTGGTTCGTGCATACAATTGTTTCAAACGCAATCGTCCTAGTCCTACTCAGGCCACCAATCAAGGATCAGAATCACATGGAGACGATCATGAAGATCTTGAG GACTGGGTGATGGTTTAG